One window of Nostoc sp. C052 genomic DNA carries:
- a CDS encoding EamA family transporter — protein MNNHIVFSLLILITVGLNTLAQNLLKLGAGQNPLNIYLIAGILSYGLSAVFYVIVLGKLNLSVAYPLVIGLTIIVTMITGSVILKEKILISQWLGAGLMLSGIWAIALGKH, from the coding sequence ATGAATAACCACATAGTTTTTAGCTTGCTGATTTTAATCACAGTGGGGTTAAACACACTAGCGCAAAATCTATTGAAACTAGGAGCAGGACAAAATCCGTTAAATATCTATTTAATTGCAGGGATTTTGAGTTATGGTTTGAGTGCTGTTTTTTATGTAATAGTTTTAGGTAAACTGAATTTATCTGTTGCCTATCCATTAGTAATAGGATTAACAATTATAGTTACAATGATTACTGGATCTGTAATTTTGAAAGAAAAAATCTTAATTTCTCAATGGTTAGGAGCAGGTTTGATGTTGAGTGGTATCTGGGCAATCGCTTTAGGTAAACATTGA
- a CDS encoding serine/threonine-protein kinase — protein sequence MQPPITVGTVLQNRYRIIQILGQGGFGRTYLAEDQRRFNELCAIKELTSTATGALAWEKAQELFHREAAILYQIEHPQVPKFRERFEQDQRLFLVEDYVAGQTYRTLLAERQAVGQTFTEAEVLQLIELLLPVLEHIHSRGIIHRDISPENIILRDSDAKPVLIDFGVVKELATRLRSPDSALPETTVGKLGYSPSEQMQTGGAYPSSDLYALAVSAVVLLTGKEPKDLFDENQLTWNWQRWVKVNPRFAIVLNRMLNHIPSDRYQSAASVLQALQPLQQPSLPPLNVSNLQTMAVGRRPDLVPPPASPQKPNPVIPPRTTNSILDNPLAITAIGSAVVIIAGFGSWALVSSIRSQPKTPIETPPQNFPSPVIPGGTTPTPTPTLTPTPSSNQSVVPSKRLNLGASNNTATVNDTLKTNQRIRYTFFGQKGDKLTAFLDPGSNILLTVFSPNQQPIDINAQQVTAYQGILLVTGRYTIELTLVPGVTESNYNLNVALEKLVKPTPTAIPLPIPIETPLPIPTATPLPIPIETPLPIPTETPLPIPTETPLPIPTETPLPIPTTIETPTLPPTDGTQPFSGQRN from the coding sequence ATGCAACCACCCATTACAGTTGGTACTGTCTTGCAAAACCGTTACCGCATAATTCAAATTCTCGGACAAGGAGGATTTGGTAGAACCTATCTGGCAGAAGACCAGAGGCGCTTTAACGAACTTTGCGCGATCAAGGAATTGACTTCAACAGCAACAGGGGCTTTGGCTTGGGAGAAGGCACAAGAGCTTTTTCACCGAGAGGCCGCCATTTTATATCAAATCGAACATCCACAAGTCCCTAAATTTCGGGAAAGATTTGAGCAAGACCAACGCTTATTTTTGGTGGAGGACTACGTTGCAGGTCAGACGTACCGGACTCTGCTAGCTGAACGTCAAGCTGTGGGTCAAACTTTTACAGAGGCAGAAGTATTACAGCTAATAGAGTTGTTGCTGCCTGTTTTAGAGCATATTCACAGTCGAGGGATTATTCACAGAGATATCTCGCCAGAAAATATTATTTTGCGAGATAGTGACGCGAAACCTGTGTTAATTGACTTTGGGGTAGTTAAGGAACTAGCGACGCGTTTACGATCGCCAGATAGTGCCCTGCCAGAAACCACTGTGGGAAAATTAGGCTACTCTCCTAGCGAACAAATGCAAACAGGGGGAGCTTATCCTAGCAGTGATTTGTATGCCTTAGCGGTAAGCGCGGTCGTTTTACTGACTGGTAAAGAACCAAAGGATTTATTTGATGAAAACCAACTAACTTGGAATTGGCAGCGGTGGGTAAAAGTGAATCCGCGATTTGCTATAGTTTTGAATCGGATGTTGAATCATATACCGAGCGATCGCTATCAAAGTGCTGCTAGTGTATTACAAGCACTCCAACCTTTACAGCAACCCAGTCTTCCTCCTCTGAATGTTTCCAACTTACAGACAATGGCTGTTGGTCGTCGTCCTGACTTAGTACCACCACCAGCTTCGCCTCAGAAACCCAATCCTGTGATTCCACCACGCACCACTAACTCAATTTTGGATAATCCCTTAGCGATTACCGCAATTGGCAGCGCTGTCGTGATTATCGCCGGATTCGGTTCTTGGGCGCTGGTAAGTTCCATCCGCAGTCAACCGAAAACACCAATTGAAACGCCTCCACAAAATTTCCCTTCACCAGTGATTCCTGGTGGTACTACACCCACACCTACACCTACACTTACACCCACACCCAGCAGCAATCAATCTGTTGTACCTAGTAAACGCCTCAATCTGGGAGCATCCAATAACACAGCCACGGTTAACGATACTCTGAAAACAAATCAAAGAATCAGGTACACTTTTTTCGGACAAAAAGGCGACAAGCTAACTGCGTTTCTTGACCCAGGAAGCAACATTCTGTTAACAGTCTTCAGTCCCAATCAACAACCAATTGATATTAATGCCCAACAAGTAACAGCATATCAAGGCATATTGCTGGTTACTGGTAGATATACTATTGAGTTAACTCTGGTTCCAGGAGTTACCGAAAGCAATTACAACCTGAATGTTGCATTAGAAAAACTAGTTAAACCAACACCGACAGCAATACCCTTGCCAATACCCATAGAGACACCGTTGCCGATTCCCACAGCAACACCCTTGCCAATACCCATAGAGACACCGTTGCCGATTCCCACAGAAACGCCCTTGCCAATACCCACAGAAACGCCCTTACCAATACCCACAGAAACACCCTTGCCAATTCCTACCACTATTGAAACGCCAACTTTGCCACCGACTGATGGAACACAACCATTTTCTGGTCAAAGAAATTAA
- a CDS encoding YqeG family HAD IIIA-type phosphatase: MKNPTAIFRKLFSTFISWLHLLIQQNNQPDFKRNPHRLPRQVYTLASIEIEWLKTCKIQGIILDLDNTIVSEDDRYLSPYAEDWIKQAKLAGLQFFILSNGKRRYRVKYWSRRLDIPALSPAKKPFPPAFRQATAYMKLPAKQILVIGDSLHTDFVGALICRCGFIQVASLPHPPRWWEKLAGKWVQIPYPSGGELWDFDDTAGYESFF, encoded by the coding sequence ATGAAAAATCCCACAGCTATTTTCAGAAAACTCTTCAGCACCTTTATCTCCTGGCTGCATTTGCTCATTCAGCAAAACAACCAACCAGATTTTAAAAGGAACCCCCACAGACTACCACGACAAGTCTATACATTGGCAAGTATCGAAATTGAGTGGCTAAAAACCTGTAAAATTCAAGGGATAATCCTCGATTTAGACAACACTATTGTTTCAGAAGACGATCGCTACCTATCTCCTTATGCAGAAGATTGGATTAAGCAAGCAAAGTTAGCCGGATTGCAATTTTTCATCCTCTCAAATGGGAAACGTCGCTATCGCGTCAAATATTGGTCTCGTCGCCTTGATATTCCAGCACTCAGTCCGGCGAAAAAACCCTTTCCCCCTGCATTTCGACAGGCAACAGCTTATATGAAGTTACCAGCAAAACAAATACTCGTCATTGGTGATAGTTTACATACTGATTTTGTGGGAGCATTAATTTGTAGATGTGGCTTCATCCAAGTCGCTAGCCTACCGCACCCGCCCCGATGGTGGGAAAAACTTGCTGGGAAATGGGTGCAAATACCTTATCCATCTGGAGGAGAACTTTGGGATTTTGACGATACTGCTGGCTATGAAAGTTTCTTCTAG
- a CDS encoding glycosyltransferase family 39 protein: protein MMMTIKNQRWSKYYISILILVFLSGLLRFFMLSNQSLWYDEGLTLTNSDVSTLQESIERVRNIANSDRFQPLYFIVMFWWRQLFGESEFALRSLSTILGIGSNVILFFTALRIYGKKHAFWTLLILTFSSFCVNYSQEARIYSFAMFIASLQLYFFSEVLVKNQTHQNTSKWLFSIFTAIGIFSNITMWLFTTALCVSHLVIYRNFKQWLQWWLPAAFLSIPSVIYHLTLPGATDPETIPINRLGLPIIQNILFVLNGILVGTTYGPSMEQLRGDDRVQVMLSYWPQLLLLLIVGTVILLALVRVLLIHKKKGREQHPDYFFTSVFIIAFLLGLLLAIVAKTNWVPRHSYYLWLPLAILLPSALSQRPGITSKRYGMSQLAQIAVISLIVMNIYSLGNYYFNGDYQRDDYRSAVQYLIKNRSSSTQSVFLFGNPRLFEYYGDSFTVDARNLGDRLKKEVPNENFAEEIEKLTNNKDTVLLTINRDYQFPKGLIEREMSSLYKLDSQVDFAYFKIYRFVKKKN from the coding sequence ATGATGATGACAATCAAAAATCAGAGATGGTCTAAATATTATATCTCTATTTTAATATTGGTTTTTTTGAGTGGTTTACTCCGCTTTTTTATGCTGTCAAACCAGAGTCTTTGGTACGATGAAGGCTTGACCTTAACTAATTCTGATGTCTCGACTCTTCAAGAGAGTATTGAAAGGGTTAGAAACATCGCAAATAGTGATAGATTTCAGCCGCTATACTTTATAGTTATGTTTTGGTGGCGTCAGCTATTTGGCGAAAGTGAATTTGCTCTTCGCTCACTCTCTACTATTTTAGGTATTGGCTCAAATGTCATTCTATTCTTTACTGCTTTGCGGATATATGGTAAAAAACACGCCTTCTGGACTCTGCTAATTTTGACATTCAGTTCTTTCTGTGTCAATTACAGCCAAGAAGCAAGAATTTATTCCTTCGCAATGTTTATTGCCTCACTTCAATTATATTTCTTTAGCGAAGTATTAGTTAAAAATCAAACTCATCAAAATACTTCCAAATGGCTGTTTAGTATTTTTACTGCTATAGGGATTTTTAGTAACATTACTATGTGGCTTTTTACTACAGCATTATGTGTATCTCATCTTGTCATCTATAGAAATTTCAAGCAATGGCTACAATGGTGGCTTCCTGCTGCGTTTTTATCTATACCGTCAGTTATATATCATCTGACTTTACCTGGAGCAACCGATCCCGAAACAATTCCGATTAATCGTTTGGGATTACCCATAATCCAAAATATTCTTTTTGTATTAAATGGAATTTTGGTGGGAACAACCTATGGGCCTTCAATGGAGCAGCTGCGCGGCGACGATAGAGTGCAAGTTATGCTTAGTTACTGGCCTCAACTACTATTATTATTAATTGTCGGTACTGTAATTTTATTGGCTTTAGTAAGAGTTTTATTGATACACAAGAAAAAGGGCAGAGAGCAACATCCTGATTACTTTTTTACTTCTGTTTTTATCATAGCATTTTTGCTAGGATTGCTCTTAGCGATAGTTGCCAAAACTAATTGGGTGCCACGTCACTCTTATTATCTTTGGTTACCACTTGCCATACTTCTCCCATCGGCTTTGAGTCAAAGACCTGGTATAACATCAAAGCGCTATGGCATGTCTCAGCTAGCTCAAATTGCTGTCATCTCTCTGATAGTTATGAATATTTATTCCCTTGGTAACTACTACTTCAATGGAGACTACCAGAGAGATGACTATCGTTCTGCTGTCCAGTACCTAATAAAAAATCGATCTTCTTCTACACAATCTGTATTTTTATTTGGTAATCCCAGATTATTTGAATATTACGGTGACAGTTTCACTGTGGATGCAAGAAATTTGGGGGATCGTTTAAAAAAGGAAGTCCCGAATGAAAATTTTGCTGAAGAAATTGAAAAATTAACAAATAATAAGGATACAGTTCTCCTCACAATTAATCGTGATTATCAATTTCCTAAAGGGTTGATTGAAAGAGAAATGAGTAGTTTGTATAAGCTGGATTCTCAAGTTGATTTTGCATATTTTAAAATATATCGTTTTGTCAAGAAGAAAAATTGA
- a CDS encoding bifunctional 2-polyprenyl-6-hydroxyphenol methylase/3-demethylubiquinol 3-O-methyltransferase UbiG, whose amino-acid sequence MNSFSLADEMKLPCQKMSGLAALKTRYRPFICPLDMVLAKIPEGARLYDIGCGTGALLYLALKLRSVKVAHGYDISREAVKASEAFAMKSEIFQVRHLHPEETPPDLHGYDTVTMIDVLHHIPPKLQDDFLRKTISQMDSGARLIIKDIEASKIIGSFMNQLHDLLLAREWVHQRRSSDLVQVFQSMGATVSRPILRWTLWYPHFQIVVLVP is encoded by the coding sequence ATGAATAGTTTTAGCCTTGCTGACGAGATGAAACTACCTTGTCAAAAAATGTCTGGACTTGCTGCACTAAAAACGCGCTATCGTCCATTCATCTGTCCTCTTGATATGGTTCTTGCCAAGATTCCCGAAGGCGCACGTCTTTATGATATTGGCTGCGGTACAGGAGCATTACTTTATCTGGCTTTAAAGTTGCGTTCAGTAAAAGTAGCTCATGGTTATGATATTTCACGTGAAGCTGTGAAAGCTTCTGAGGCTTTTGCAATGAAATCTGAAATTTTTCAGGTCAGGCATTTGCATCCAGAAGAAACACCACCAGATTTGCATGGATATGACACTGTAACTATGATTGACGTTCTTCACCACATTCCTCCAAAATTACAGGACGATTTTCTCCGTAAAACAATTTCGCAGATGGATTCGGGAGCAAGGCTGATTATTAAAGACATTGAGGCATCCAAAATTATTGGGTCTTTTATGAATCAGCTTCATGACTTGTTACTGGCAAGAGAATGGGTTCACCAACGCCGAAGTAGCGATCTTGTTCAAGTTTTTCAATCAATGGGAGCTACAGTTAGTCGTCCAATTCTCCGTTGGACTCTTTGGTATCCACACTTTCAAATTGTGGTATTAGTACCTTAA